A single window of Amphiura filiformis chromosome 17, Afil_fr2py, whole genome shotgun sequence DNA harbors:
- the LOC140137835 gene encoding lengsin-like has translation MSLESVTSTIEEEELEFVRFEFSDFYGISRCKIIPARHFVDKASNGIGIPICHLTCSIDCVDFQTETMGDGDAIWFPDFNTFRILPWYRKTASILLEPKYYKGELLSCYPRYIARRQLERLEKLGVSLLAAHEHEFHVVDQKTQKPLTSDMSLRSTVRTYTDPNLLDQLMTNLYKVGIDVENCETETGHGQMEITYKPAFGIQAADNAHVFKTSVKEIAQQHGYIASFMSKPSADHIGSSAHFCHSLWDKDGKNNLLYDVNAPNKLSELGGYWMAGILKHSPAITMLMAPTVNCYKRYGKQSYVSLASNWGIDKRYCLLRLKINGAKGTYVEDRSSGGGSNPYLTLAAIVAAGIDGIEKKCLFRKKKPKTPSQTAIPLRMAYHVLCRKR, from the coding sequence ATGTCACTAGAAAGCGTTACAAGTACAATAGAAGAAGAAGAGTTAGAATTCGTTCGATTTGAATTCTCAGACTTTTATGGCATATCGAGATGTAAGATCATTCCAGCGCGACATTTCGTTGATAAAGCATCAAATGGTATCGGTATCCCAATTTGTCATCTGACCTGTTCAATCGACTGCGTTGATTTTCAGACGGAAACTATGGGAGACGGGGACGCAATATGGTTTCCTGATTTTAACACGTTTCGTATTCTACCCTGGTATCGCAAAACTGCATCTATCCTGCTCGAGCCAAAATACTATAAGGGGGAACTATTGTCCTGCTATCCTCGTTACATCGCAAGGCGGCAACTCGAACGTCTCGAGAAGTTAGGGGTGTCTCTTTTAGCAGCGCATGAGCACGAGTTTCATGTTGTCGACCAAAAAACGCAGAAACCGTTAACATCGGATATGAGTCTTCGCTCAACCGTCAGAACCTACACGGACCCCAATTTGTTGGATCAGCTCATGACGAATTTGTATAAAGTTGGTATTGATGTCGAAAATTGTGAAACTGAAACTGGCCACGGTCAAATGGAAATCACGTACAAACCAGCTTTTGGCATTCAAGCTGCCGATAACGCGCACGTGTTCAAGACTTCGGTGAAGGAGATTGCCCAACAACATGGTTACATAGCAAGCTTTATGTCCAAGCCATCTGCTGATCATATTGGATCTTCTGCCCACTTCTGTCATTCTCTTTGGGACAAAGACGGCAAGAATAATTTACTCTATGACGTCAATGCTCCTAACAAGCTTTCCGAATTAGGTGGTTATTGGATGGCGGGAATTTTGAAGCACTCACCAGCGATCACCATGCTTATGGCGCCCACTGTAAACTGCTACAAACGATACGGGAAGCAATCATATGTAAGTTTGGCATCCAACTGGGGAATAGATAAGCGCTACTGCTTGCTTCGTTTGAAGATCAACGGTGCAAAAGGCACTTACGTAGAAGACAGAAGCAGCGGAGGTGGAAGCAATCCTTACCTTACTCTTGCAGCCATAGTAGCTGCTGGGATTGATGGAATAGAGAAAAAATGCCTCTTCAGAAAGAAGAAACCGAAAACCCCTTCACAAACAGCAATCCCACTCAGAATGGCTTACCATGTACTTTGCCGGAAGCGATAG